GGTCGGCCCGGAAATTTAGATTCGATCCGAAGGGAGGCTGCATGGACATCGAGTCGCTGGGGGATCTGGCCCAAAAGCACATCCGGGAGCTGATCATCACCGGGGCCTTCAAGCCCGGTCAGCAGCTCAAGGAGGAGGAGCTCTGCAGCCGGTTTCAGATCAGCCGGCCCCCCATCCGCGAGGCCTTCAAGATGCTCGAGGCCGAGGGTTTGGTCACCCGCAGGCCGCGCCGCGGGGTGTTTGTGGCCGAGATCACCGCCAAGGATGTCTGGGAAATCTACACCCTGAAGGCGGTGATCTACCAGATGGCCACCTCCTTGGCCATGGCGGTGATGACCCCAAAGGACGTCGCGGCCCTTGAGGCTGCGGTCGCCCAGATGGCCGCTGTGGTCGCCAGTCCGCCGGTCGATCTGCGTCAGTACCAGCAGCACCATCGGGTCTTTCACGAGACGATTATGACCCTCGCGGGCAACGACCGGCTGACCCGGATCGAGCGCAACCTGCGCTTCCAGGTTTCCCGCATCAGCTACACTTCGCTGCAGGACCCGGGACACTTGCAGGACTCCCTCGCCTACCACCGCCGGATCGCTGCCGCCATGCGGCAGGGCGATCGCCCCCTGGCCTGCCGGCTGATGAAGGAGCACGTGCTGGACGCGCTGGATGTGGCCTTGCGGCTGCAGCCGTACGAATCCGGCGAGCCCGTCTCCGGCGCCGGGCCCTTTCCGGCCGACGCCGATCTGCTGGAAGTGGCGCTTTAGGACTTCGGACCCAAAAAGTACAGGACCCCGCAAAGGAGAACGAACATGACCGACCCCAAACCCCAGATCCGGACTATCTTCACGGTGGTCGAGGAAACCCACGCCGACGGCGCGCTCACCCTGAAGACGCCCACCCGCAAGGCGGCCTGCGCGGTGGTCTTCAAAAACCCGTTTGCCGGAAAGTACGTCGAGGACCTCTCCCTGCTGATCGAATGGAGCAAAGATCTCGGGACCATGCTGACCCAGCGGGCCGTGGCGGCGCTGGGGATCGCCCCGGACAAGGTCCAGAGCTACGGCAAGGCGGCCATTGCCGGCAGCCAGGGCGAGCGCGAGCACTGCGCGGCCCTGATGCACCCGGCCCTGGGCACGCCCATCCGCGCGAATGTCGGCGGCGGCAAGGCCCTGCTGCCCTCGGCCAAGAAGGTCGGCTATCCCGGCTGCCCCATCGATCTGCCCCTGGGCCACAAGGACGCGGCTTACGTCCGCTCCCATTTCGACGCCATGGAAAT
This portion of the Desulfobacteraceae bacterium genome encodes:
- a CDS encoding amino acid synthesis family protein; protein product: MTDPKPQIRTIFTVVEETHADGALTLKTPTRKAACAVVFKNPFAGKYVEDLSLLIEWSKDLGTMLTQRAVAALGIAPDKVQSYGKAAIAGSQGEREHCAALMHPALGTPIRANVGGGKALLPSAKKVGYPGCPIDLPLGHKDAAYVRSHFDAMEIRVPDAPRGDELVLIVGVTDSGRPAPRVGGLTVDQITGEDGLR
- a CDS encoding GntR family transcriptional regulator; this translates as MDIESLGDLAQKHIRELIITGAFKPGQQLKEEELCSRFQISRPPIREAFKMLEAEGLVTRRPRRGVFVAEITAKDVWEIYTLKAVIYQMATSLAMAVMTPKDVAALEAAVAQMAAVVASPPVDLRQYQQHHRVFHETIMTLAGNDRLTRIERNLRFQVSRISYTSLQDPGHLQDSLAYHRRIAAAMRQGDRPLACRLMKEHVLDALDVALRLQPYESGEPVSGAGPFPADADLLEVAL